One Candidatus Bathyarchaeota archaeon DNA window includes the following coding sequences:
- a CDS encoding radical SAM protein has protein sequence MCMEGVSVADILLIQPPLSPPMSDYVQDLVLTPPLGLCYIAAFLNGDYEVSILDSSILNLDDESIEGRIKRENPKVVGLTATTHTYKKALRIAFMAKRCNKEIFTVIGGPHVTFRAEEAASNPHIDFVVRHEGEVTMRKLADLLIRGEGCLADVNGITYRKNGRVYSNPPQQFIEDLDSLPYPRRDLTPINMYKVPASIITSRGCPSRCIFCAAGAMSGHRYRIRSPDNIIGEVKLIMEEISPKFLFIADDTFTIFPERVRAITRRLKELGVRWICESRANSVTWEIIEELASSGCFVLQFGVESGSQKILDSIRKGITIDQVRRAVNWCIKAGIVPVCSFMVPHPEDDWDTVRETEKLMNELKDLGAQIYVSFTTPFPGTNLYEKAEKFGVEFLSDDTDDYNLATPVIRTRNLTAENVEEIFDRYMKIAQETIPFEKLVD, from the coding sequence TTGTGTATGGAAGGTGTCTCAGTGGCAGATATTCTACTCATACAGCCACCACTGTCCCCACCTATGAGCGACTACGTTCAAGACCTCGTGTTGACCCCACCCCTAGGTTTATGTTACATCGCAGCCTTTCTGAATGGTGACTATGAAGTCTCGATCCTCGACTCATCTATCCTAAACCTTGACGACGAGTCTATTGAGGGGAGGATCAAGAGGGAAAATCCGAAGGTAGTAGGCTTAACAGCTACGACACACACGTATAAGAAAGCCTTGAGGATAGCCTTCATGGCGAAGAGATGCAACAAGGAGATATTCACAGTAATCGGTGGACCCCACGTAACCTTCAGAGCTGAGGAGGCTGCTTCGAATCCTCATATCGACTTCGTTGTCAGACATGAAGGTGAGGTTACAATGAGAAAACTCGCCGATCTTCTGATAAGGGGGGAGGGATGTCTCGCAGACGTAAATGGAATAACTTACAGGAAGAATGGTAGGGTCTACTCGAATCCTCCTCAACAATTCATAGAAGACTTAGACTCCTTACCATATCCTAGAAGGGACCTGACACCGATCAATATGTATAAAGTTCCAGCATCAATAATAACGAGTAGAGGATGCCCATCAAGATGCATATTCTGCGCAGCAGGCGCAATGTCAGGTCACAGGTATAGGATACGCAGCCCAGATAACATCATCGGGGAGGTTAAGTTGATAATGGAGGAGATATCCCCGAAATTTCTATTCATAGCAGACGACACATTCACTATATTTCCAGAAAGGGTGAGAGCCATCACCAGAAGGCTGAAAGAGTTGGGTGTGAGATGGATATGTGAGTCGAGGGCCAACTCGGTGACCTGGGAGATCATCGAGGAACTTGCCTCATCAGGATGCTTCGTCCTACAATTCGGAGTTGAATCGGGATCACAGAAGATACTGGATTCGATACGCAAAGGCATCACCATCGACCAAGTTAGGAGGGCTGTAAACTGGTGTATAAAGGCAGGAATAGTGCCTGTATGCAGTTTCATGGTGCCCCATCCCGAAGATGATTGGGATACAGTTAGGGAGACTGAGAAACTCATGAACGAGCTGAAGGACCTCGGAGCCCAGATATACGTATCTTTCACAACGCCATTCCCTGGAACTAACCTATACGAGAAGGCTGAGAAGTTTGGAGTAGAGTTTCTTTCGGATGACACAGACGACTATAACTTGGCGACACCGGTTATAAGGACGAGAAACCTCACAGCCGAGAATGTTGAAGAGATCTTTGACAGGTACATGAAGATTGCGCAGGAGACTATTCCATTCGAAAAACTTGTTGACTGA
- a CDS encoding radical SAM protein: MLVREVQCRSLLSRSRLADYCINPYIGCQHACIYCYADSYTRRFTEHTEAWGEFVDVKINAPIVLEREVNSKPRGTVFLSSLTDPYQPLEERYTLTRRLLEILLRHRYPIFIQTKSALVLRDLDLIKRFPDGEVGFTITTLNDEHRRLFEPSSSPVEERLRALGKFRESGVKTFVFLGPILPYISDQDVEGFLREISRVGADYVYFDRLNLKPGLWLKLESHIKNYEPHLVDEWKRILNENMGYYKALKARISKTAGELGLNCIFCF, translated from the coding sequence TTGCTGGTCAGAGAAGTACAATGTAGGTCATTGCTCAGTAGAAGCCGACTGGCAGACTACTGCATAAACCCCTACATTGGATGCCAACATGCATGCATATACTGCTATGCAGACTCATACACCAGAAGATTCACCGAACATACCGAGGCTTGGGGAGAGTTTGTAGACGTAAAAATTAATGCGCCAATAGTCTTGGAGAGGGAGGTCAATAGTAAGCCGAGGGGAACAGTCTTTCTAAGCTCCCTAACAGATCCATACCAGCCATTGGAGGAGAGGTACACCCTGACGAGGAGACTGCTGGAGATTCTGTTAAGACACAGATACCCAATATTCATACAGACCAAGTCGGCACTAGTTTTGAGAGACCTGGATTTGATCAAAAGATTCCCTGATGGGGAGGTTGGATTCACAATAACGACACTCAACGATGAACATAGAAGACTCTTCGAGCCATCTTCATCCCCAGTCGAGGAGAGGCTGAGAGCATTAGGTAAGTTCAGGGAGAGTGGGGTTAAAACATTTGTATTCTTAGGCCCAATACTGCCCTATATCTCAGATCAAGATGTCGAAGGGTTCCTCAGAGAAATCTCAAGAGTAGGGGCAGACTATGTTTATTTTGATAGGTTGAACCTGAAGCCTGGTCTATGGTTGAAGCTTGAAAGCCACATCAAAAACTATGAACCACACCTGGTTGATGAGTGGAAACGCATCCTGAACGAGAATATGGGCTACTATAAAGCTTTGAAGGCTAGAATATCAAAGACAGCTGGAGAGTTAGGTTTAAACTGCATATTCTGTTTCTGA